The genomic DNA GTGGACATTGAGATACAACCAGCTTCTCTGAGCGACAAGCCCATCCTTCGCAATCTGCTGGAACTGTGCCAGCACGATTACAGCGAATTTGATAGCGCTGACGTGGATGAGCACGGGCTTTTTGGTTACAACTACCTCGACAATTATTGGACGGAGCCTGGCCGCCACCCATTCCTGGTGAGAGTGTCGGGCAAGCTGGCCGGGTTTGTGCTAGTCCGGCTTCTGGACTCGGCTGACAACCAACCCACTTACTCAATGGCCGAATTCTTCATCTTGAGAAAGTATCGCCGGCTTGGAGTGGGCCGCGAAGTAGCTCGTCGTATCTTCGACAAGTTTCAGGGCAAGTGGAGTGTGGCGCAGGAAGACGGCAATCGTCCAGCGCAAGCCTTTTGGCGGAAAGTGATCGCCGAGTACACAAACGAAGATTATGAAGAAGTCCAACGGCAGGATGATGAGTGGCGGGGGCCAATCCAGATGTTCAATCCAAGAGAGACGGCACGCCATTAGTGTGCATCCTGCCTAACCCTCATTTCCCCAAGTTTCTCCAGTTTTACCGTAGACCCTCCATCCGCTGTGTTCTAAAATTCACAGTACAGGGTGATTGGAGGTGCTTCGTGAACTGCATCAAACTTACTGTCAATGCTTATACTCAACCGCGCATGAAGGCCTTTGAAGCTAAAGCGGGCCTGCCCAACACCGTTTCGGAGCAGATGCTCAAAGAGGTGAACAGGCCGCCTATGGCCGAGTATTACGCGGTTGAAGAGGGCCGCGAGTGGTTGGGCCGGATGCGACTGACCACTGGCGGCCTCAACGCCATTCTGGTGGACGCGCTCGACGTTCTGCCCGGCCAGCCTAACGAAGCTGAGGTTGCCAGCCTCCTGCTCGATCAAGCACGCGCGGTGGCCGGAGCCAGCAATCGCGTGCTCACCGTGCTCACGGCGAATCAGGAAGAGCGGTGGGCGGCTTATGGCTTCAAGGCGGCCACCCCGGCGCTGACGCTGGCGTAAGAAGTCGCGGATACAACGCTCCGCGGTTCCCACAAAAAAATATGAGCCGACGTTTCCAAACGTCGGCTCTTTTGTTGTATAGTTGCCCTTGTGTCATCCTCTGCTACCCATCCCACGCCGCACCCAGACATCAACGCTGTCCTGAGCGCATTGTTATCAGGCGCGCAAATGATTTTGGGAGAACGTTTTATCGGCCTGTATCTTTGCGGCTCGCTTGTCAGCGGTGATTTCAATCCTCAGACAAGCGACATTGATTTTGTCGTCGTCACCGCCGACGAGCTTCCGGGCGATGTGGTTTCGGCTTTGAAAGCGATGCACACCCGCCTCGCAGCCAGCGGCCTGAAGGGGGCGGCGAGATTAGAAGGCGACTACATTCCGCTGTTGGCGCTCCGCCGCTACGATCCACGGCGGGCAAGTTACCCGCATCTTGGCGTGGACGGGCATTTTGACGTGGAACATCATGGGAGCGATTCGGTCATTCAACGCCACACCCTTCGAGAACAGGGAGTCGGGATAGCCGGCTCATCCCTACAAACCTTGATTGATCCGGTTGAACCGAATGACTTACGGCAGGCCGCGCTGGAGTTGCTGCGCGAGTGGTGGTTACCACAACTCCATCACCCCTTTCGGTTGCGCAGTAGCGAGTATCAAGCCTATGCTGTTCTCACAATGTGCCGGGCGCTCTACACACTACAACATGCAACAATCGTCTCAAAGCCGGTCGCGGCGCGGTGGGCGCAGGAAGCGCTTGATGAGCGTTGGGCAGAGCTAATTGGGCAAGCCTTGGCATGGCGGCCCGACGCGCAATCGGACAATTTGATTGAAACGCTGGACTTTATCAGGCATATGCTTGAACGCAGTCAGCAGTTTGAGGCGCTCATTTATGAACAAACTCGCTAACGAAACCAGCCCTTACTTGCTTCAGCACACCCACAACCCGGTTGAGTGGTATCCGTGGGGCGAAGAGGCGTTAGCCAGGGCCAAAGCCGAGGACAAGCCGATCTTTCTCAGCATAGGTTATGCGGCATGCCACTGGTGTCACGTCATGGCTCATGAGAGTTTTGAGAACGAGCAAATCGCGGCCCTGATGAACAAGTATTTTGTAAACGTGAAAGTGGATCGCGAAGAACGACCCGATCTCGACGCGATTTACATGGACGCCGTCGTGGCCTTGACCGGGCATGGCGGCTGGCCCATGAGCGTCTTTCTCGCGCCAGACGGTATGCCGTTTTGGGGCGGCACGTATTTTCCGCCCGCGCCCCGGGGCGGCATGCCGGGCTTCGCGCAAGTGCTGGAAGGCATTCACGAGGCCTGGATCAACCGGCGCGACACGGTGTTCAAGGGCGGCAAGGAAGTGCTCGATCACATTCAGCAGAACCAGTCCGCTGAAGTGCCGGGCAGCGGCGGGTTGACTCAGGAGACGCTGCCAGAGGCGGCTCAAGCCTTGTGGAGTCAGTTCGACTGGCGAAACGCCGGGTGGGGGTCAGCGCCAAAGTTTTCCCAACCGATGACGCTCGAATTTTTGATCCGCCATCACCTGCTCGCCAACGATCCGCTCGCGCTCGAAATGGCGACCAAGACTCTTGACGCGATGATGCGCGGCGGCATGTACGACCAACTTGGCGGCGGCTTTCACCGTTACGCCACCGACGCCATCTGGCTCGTGCCACACTTCGAGAAGATGCTGTACGACAACAGCCAACTCGCTCGCGTCTACCTTCATGCCTGGCAGGTGACGGGAACCCGCCACTATAAAAGATGCGCCGAAGAAATTCTCGACTACGTTTTGCGCGAGATGACCGACGCGGGCGGAATAGCGAGGGTCGTCTTTATCGTTCGTGGCGGCGCGGCCAGGCCAAGTTCAACGCTTATCTTGAAGATTACACGGGAGTCGTCGAAGGTTTGCTGACGTTGTACGAAACGACGTTTGAGACTCGGTGGTTTACGGCGGCGCAGGAACTAACCGAAACGATGATTGCCCGCTTTGCCGATCCACAGGGCGGCTTCTTCGACACCAGCGACGATCACGAGTCGCTGGTCGTCCGGCCTAAGAGCGTGCAAGACAACGCCGTGCCGTCGGGCAACGCGCTGGCGGCTACTGTTTTGCTCAAGCTGGCCGCCCTGACCGGCGAAGGCCGTTACTCCGAAATAGCCGAGAAGATGATCCAGTCTGTTCAGCCCATCCTGTCACGCTACCCGACCGGTTTCGCGCAATGGCTGGTGGCGCTGGCGTTTGCCCTGAGCAAGCCCAAAGAGATCGCCATCATTGGCGAGCCGGGGCAGGGCGATGTGAACGAAATGCTGGAAGTGGTGCGGGGCGCGTACCGCCCGTTTCAGGTCACGGCAGTGGGCGGCGAAGATTCAATTGTGCCGCTGTTGGCCGGGCGGCCACAACTTGGCGGCAAGGCCACGGCTTACGTGTGCGAGAACTTTACTTGCAAGCAACCGGTGAATGAAGTTGAGAAGTTGCGGGAATTGCTGTAGCGCGAACGGAGTACACCACGAAGACACCAGGACTCGAAGTTTCACGAAGAAGACAGAAAACTTTGTGTGCCTTTGTGCCTTCGAGCCTTCGTGGCGAATCGCTACCCAATCGGCAAATTCACCCGAAACGCCGTCCCGATTCCCACTTCGCTCCCCACCTCAATCTTGCCGCCGTGCCGCTCGACAAGGTGCTTGGCAATCGCCAGTCCCAGCCCTACGCCGCCAAAGCGGTGGCCGTCCATCTCGTCCAAATGAAAATACTTATTGAAGATTTTGGGCATGTGCTCTTGGGGAATGCCCACGCCTTGATCGATCACCGCAACACAGGCCACCATTCCCTGCTGGGTGATGTTGACCTGCACTTCGCCGCCGTTCGGGCTGAACTTGATGGCGTTGTCGAGCAGGGCATTGAACACCCGTGAGAGACTCTCGACACTGCCTTGAATGGAAGGCAAGTTGGGGTCGAGGCCGATGGCGAGCTTGACCTTGTTGGCGGCGGCCTTTTGCTGGTTGGCGCTCACCACGTGAGTCACTACCGCGTTCAAATCCAGATTCTCAAAGTGCGGCACGATCTCTTCCATTTCGTGCAGGAACAAGATGTCGTTGACGAGAGTGGTGATGAGATCAAGATTGTGGCCCACGATGTCGAACGCGCCGTTGAGGTGCTCGCCCTTCAACACCCCGGTCTGGATCAATTGCAGGTAGCCTTTGGCCGACGTCAGCGGCGTGCGTAGCTCGTGAGAGATGGTGGTCAGAAACTCGGTGCGGAGCCGTTCCTGCTCGCTTAGCTCACGGTAAGCGGCGGCCAGCTCTTCGTTCTTCATCCGCAGTTCGCCGATCGTCATCTGGTCGTTGTTGCGCAAGCGCCCGACGACTTCGCGCACCACCGTCACGGCCATGGCCGGGCTACGGTAAAGCACAGCCTCGAATGGCTTGCGGTAAATTTCCAGAACAGTTGTGGGTTCGAGGGTACGCACGGTGGCCACGCGGGGCACGCTGTGAACGAGCGCCATCTCGCCGAAGAATTCGTGGCGGCCCAACCGGTTCAGCACCCGGCGGTCGGTGGGACTCATGGCCTTGGCCACTTCCACCGAGCCGGAGATGATGACGTAGAACACGTCCTCGATCCGGCCTTCCTGGCACAGCACCGTGTCTGCCGGGTAGTCGCGAATTTCGCCGCGCTCCACCAGTTCGGCATAATCCTGCCCGGCCAGGCCGGGAAAGACCACGCTCAACAGCTCAACGGATTCGGCGAGAACGAGAGGTGATTTCATGTCAGCCGTTTATGAAATTTCCAAGACCTGGCAAGTCTGGATAGTCAACTGCCCGGGCGTTCGTAGATGCAGATCATTGTACTCCCATATTTGCGTTGATCCACCAGCGCCAGGTGGGTCAAATTCTTCTCCACGTACTCCACCGGGTCAATCTGAACGACGGCCCAACCGTCCGGGTTAAGCCAGTCGGGCTGGGCGTCAACCAGGGCCAGGGCCTTCACCCAAAGCTCCTGATACTGAGGCGGGGCGATGTAGATGTAGTCGAATGACGTAAGCGGCGTTGATTTGAGGTATTCCAGCGCGTCGCCCCGTAGCACCCGGCTCTGCCCGGTGAAGCCGACGATGTCTAAATTCTCTTTGATCGTTTTGATGGCTAACTTGTCCGAGTCAATAAACATGGCTTGCGCCGCGCCCCGGCTGAGGGCTTCGATGCCGACACTGCCCGTGCCGCCGAACAGATCGAGAAACGCCGACCCGACGATGCCGCCGCCGATGATGTTGAAGGCCGCCTGCTTGACTCGATCCATCACCGGGCGCGTGCTGTCACCCGGAACCAGTTTGAGCCGCCGGCCTTTGGCCGCGCCGGCGATTACCCGAATACCAGACATGGATTCACCGCCAAGACGCGACCCCGCAAAGAGAAGCGGGGCAGGCGAGCGCAAAGAAAACCAAAGAATTTCTTTGCGTCCTTTGCGGCTTCGCGGTTCAAATTAGTTGGCCATCTCTCGCGCCGCTCGCAAGTTCGCGCGCGGGGCGGTGGTGGGCGTGACACAGCCCGTGCCCAGAATCAGCCGCCGCCCGTTCGTTTCGGCAATGGCCGACTGCGCTTCGGCGCGCACGGCTTCGGGCGTGCCGCGCACCATCGTCTCCCACTGCCGCCAGCCGCCGCAGACCGCGCCTTTGAATTTCTGCGCGCCCGCGCCGAGCGTTGGCGGGGTCTCGCGGTCGTGCCAGTTGATCACCTGCGCCGGGTAGCCCGCCACAAGATCGAACATCACGTCCTCGCCGTGCAGGTGCGCCGCGTTCAGCCACAGCTCGCCCGCCGCGTCCAGGATTTGCCGGTCGTATGGCTCGGAAGATCGTTTGGATGAACGGCGTCCCAGCGGGCAGGCCGTCGCGAATCAACTCCAGCGCCCGCACTTGCCCGCCGAGCGAACCGGCGCGCGGGTCGAGCGGCTTGAGAGTTGCCCAGTCGCCGGGCCGGGAGATGGGGCGGCGGGTGTAGTCGCGGGTTCCTTCGGGGTTGCCCTGCCACTCGTCGCTTGCCCCCCAGTCGCGGATGCAAAACGAACTGGCCGGAGTCACCTTCACAAAGTCAAAGTCATAGAGCGATTGGAACTCAAGCGTGGCGGCGGCCAAATCTTCCGGGCGCTGATCGTCCACCGGAAAATGCCGCCATAAGGCGACGGCGAGTCGGTCAACCGGCTTGCCATTCATTGTGGCTTCAAGTCGCTCTCGTTTGTCCATAGCGCTATTTTATCCCTAACCGGCACGGACGCAAAATGAAGGTAAAATCTTTTCATGGACAAAGTCCCGCCTCAGGCGACGTTTCTGGACTTGAGCGACTACGCCCGGCCGGCCGCGTTGTGGTTGGTGCGGACTCTGCTTGCCACGCCGATCACCTCCATTCACCTGACCCTGGCTTTCACCATCGTCGGTCTGGCCGCGGCCCTTTTGTTTGCGCTGGATCGCTGGTTGCCGCTGGCTGGGGCACTCCTGCTCCTCAAAAGCATGTTGGACGCCGCCGACGGCTCGCTGGCCCGCGCCCGGCAAAAGCCTTCGCGTGTTGGCCGCTTCCTGGACTCGGTGTGTGATTTCGTGGTGATGGTCGCCGTGTTTGGCGGCATTGCCGCCGGCCAACAACTGCGGACTGGTGAGATTGGCCGCTTCGCGTGGTTATTGGCGGCGCTGGCCGTTCTCTTTGCCACTTTGCAAGGCTCGGTCTTTAGTTACTACTACGTTCGCTACCGCGCCCAGACCGGCGGCGACCAGACCAGCAACGTGGACGAGAGCGCAAGCGGCGGCTATGCCGGCGACAACCCGACCGCGCTGAAAATTTTGCATACCCTCTATCGCCTCGTTTACAGTTGGCAGGATGCGCTGATGGATCGCCTGGATCGCCTCGTCGCGCCGAAAGCCGCTCAACTCAGGCCGGCATTTCTCACCGCCACCACCGTGCTGGGCTTAGGCTCACAACTTTTGATCATCGCCGTCTGCGCCGTGTTCGGCCAGCCGGTCATTGCCTTATGGTCGTTCGTCACCGTTTTCAACCTCTACTGGCTGGCTTTGCTCGCCGTTCGCCGTTTCGCCTCATGAAAACCGTTGCCTGCAAACGCTTTGAATTTTCGGCGGCGCGTGAACTTGCGGACCGAATGCAAGGCCACAACTTCAGCCTGTGGGTCGGTGTCGCCGGCCCGGTGCAAGCCGACACCGGCATGGTCATCAACATGGCTGACTTGAAGGATATTGTGACTAATGTGCTCGACCACTATGATCACCGCCATCTCAACACTCAACTCAGCGTTGAGCCGACGACGCCGAACATCGCCCGGTCACTGTGGAACGACCTTTCTTCCCGTTTGCAACTTGACTCTGTTGAGCTGGCCGAAGAGGACGGGGAAGCCGCTACTGTTACAGAAACGGCTGTAACCGCGATCCTTCACGGCACGTTCGCGGCGGCTCATCGCACCCACGCGCCGCGTTTGAGCGACGAAGAAAATTTGGCTCTTTATGGAATCTGCGACAACCCGGCGGGGCATGGGCACAACTACCGGGCGCAACTTTTTCTGCCGCCCGGCCAAACCGTAGATCGAACGGTGTGGGCTGAGTTCGATCACAAAAACTTGTCGGTAGACATTCCCGATCTGGCGGGCCGTAACGTCGTCACCGAAGCTGTGGCCGAACTGCTCGCCCGCCGTGTGCCTCAGGCTGGCCGAGTGCGCGTGTATGAAACGCCGGAGTTCTTTGCCGAGTATCATCGCGGCGACGCCAACTACCGGCTGGGGCGGCGCTACCGTTTCAACGCCGCCCACCGCCTGCACAGCCCGGCCCTTTCGGCTGAAGAGAATCAGCGGCTTTACGGCAAGTGCAACCGCCCCGAGCCGCACGGCCACAGCTACGTCGTCGAAATCGTCATTAAGAGTCCGCTCGACCCGCAAACTGAGGCGGCTTATGATCTGGGCGCGCTAGACAAAACGGCAGTAGGCATTCTGGGTGAACTGGACTATACCTGGTTGGACGCTGACGTGCCTGCGTTTCGAGATCGGCCCAGCACAGGCGAGAATATTGCTTGCCGCTTGTGGGAGCAATTTAGGGCGGCGCTGGATTGTGAAGTGGAGTCGGCGCGGTTGTGGGAGACGCCGAACAACCAGTTCCGGGTTGTCTCGTAGGGCAAATTGCCAATTTGCCCCACATCTCTGGTGAGGAAGCGATGCACTACACAAAATTACAGGAAGCGGTCAAAGAAATTCTGGTTGGCGTTGGAGAAGACCCGGAGCGCGAAGGGCTGGTGAACACGCCTCTGCGGGTGCGTAAAATGTACGAGGAACTGCTCGCCGGTTACCACATTGACCCTGCGACCCTGATCAACGGCGCTTTGTTCAACGTCGAATATGACGAAATGGTAGTGGTGCGCGACATCGAGTTTTACAGCCTGTGCGAGCATCACATGCTCCCGTTTTTCGGCCATGCTCACGTGGCTTACATTCCCAAAGGCAAGATCATTGGCCTGTCGAAAATTCCGCGCATCGTAGACATGTTTGCTAAACGTCTGCAAGTGCAGGAACGTATGACGCGCCAGATCGCCGAATTATTGGAAGAGGTGCTCGATCCGCAGGGGGTGGCGGTGACCATCGAGGCCACCCATTTGTGTTCGGTGATGCGCGGCGTAAAGAAAGCCAACTCGCGCATGGTAACCAGCGCCATGTGCGGCGAGTTCAAGAATAACCCCAAGACTCGCACCGAGTTTCTGGAGCACATACATCGCCCGGTCGCCAGAGATTTGTAATCGCTTTGTAGAGCGATTTGCCCGCTTCGCGTCGCTCTACACGCCCGGATCGCAAAGGAGATGCAACCATGACTCTCTTTACCGTTGACGAAATCAAGGCCAGCCTGGCAGACTTGCCGGGCTGGGAAGTGCGCGACGGACTGTTGACCAAGACTTTCACCGTCAAGTCGTTTGCCCATGCTGTGTTATTTATTGGCGCTATCGGCCAGTTGGCCGAAGCCGTCAACCATCACCCCGACCTGAACCTGCACGGTTACAACAAGCTGACGGTCAACCTTTCGACTCATAGCGCCGGCGGGCTGACGAACAAGGATTTTGATCTGGCAGAACAAATTGAGAAGTTGCCGCACAAGCCGTTGAAATGAAAACAGCCATTATCACCGGCGGCGGGTCGGGCATTGGGTTTGCAATTGCCCGGTCGCTGGCGAAAGAAAAATTTCGGGTCGGGTTAATTGGCCGGCGGGGAGTGGCGGTAGAGGCGGCTTCCCAGGCGATCAACCGGTCGGGGGGCGACTCCTGGTGGGGGGCCGTTGACGTTCGCGATGAGGCGGCGGTGTCGGCGTTCGTCGAGTCGGCTGTCGCTCAGTACGGCAAGATCGATCTGCTGGTCAACAACGCGGGCGTGTTTAAGATGAGGCCAATCGAAGAGACGACGGTTGAATTTTGGGATGAGACTTTGGACATCAACCTCAAAGGTGCATTCATTTTCTCAAAGGCCGTGTGGCCGCACATCTCCGGCGGGCAAATCATCAATATCAGTTCGGTGGCCGGGATTCAAGCATTTCCGGGTAACGCCGCTTACTGCGCCTCAAAGTTTGGGCTCAACGGTTTAAGCGAAGTGCTGGCGCTGGAGGGCAAGGCGCGAAACATTCGCGTTCACCTGGTTTGCCCCGGCAACACCCAAACGCAGTCGTGGGACGACCAGGCTCCGGCAGAAGTGCAGGCGCGGATGATGCCGCCCGAAGCAGTGGCCGAGGTGGTGCGCTGGCTGGCCGTCAGCCCGCCCGAAGTGACGTTTGACAAAGTGGCGGTAAACCCGGCGCGCGATCCCTGGCGCTAGAGCAATTTCACAGACACCCAGTGTCTTTGCGTAGCGCCCCGGCGCGAAGCGGACGCCTGGTGCCTGCCACAAACCATCGCCAACATTTTCTGCTAAACCTCTAGCCGACACCCGGCTATAATCAGATCATGTTCGGCAAACT from Chloroflexota bacterium includes the following:
- a CDS encoding GNAT family N-acetyltransferase produces the protein MDIEIQPASLSDKPILRNLLELCQHDYSEFDSADVDEHGLFGYNYLDNYWTEPGRHPFLVRVSGKLAGFVLVRLLDSADNQPTYSMAEFFILRKYRRLGVGREVARRIFDKFQGKWSVAQEDGNRPAQAFWRKVIAEYTNEDYEEVQRQDDEWRGPIQMFNPRETARH
- a CDS encoding 6-carboxytetrahydropterin synthase, with protein sequence MKTVACKRFEFSAARELADRMQGHNFSLWVGVAGPVQADTGMVINMADLKDIVTNVLDHYDHRHLNTQLSVEPTTPNIARSLWNDLSSRLQLDSVELAEEDGEAATVTETAVTAILHGTFAAAHRTHAPRLSDEENLALYGICDNPAGHGHNYRAQLFLPPGQTVDRTVWAEFDHKNLSVDIPDLAGRNVVTEAVAELLARRVPQAGRVRVYETPEFFAEYHRGDANYRLGRRYRFNAAHRLHSPALSAEENQRLYGKCNRPEPHGHSYVVEIVIKSPLDPQTEAAYDLGALDKTAVGILGELDYTWLDADVPAFRDRPSTGENIACRLWEQFRAALDCEVESARLWETPNNQFRVVS
- the rsmD gene encoding 16S rRNA (guanine(966)-N(2))-methyltransferase RsmD, giving the protein MSGIRVIAGAAKGRRLKLVPGDSTRPVMDRVKQAAFNIIGGGIVGSAFLDLFGGTGSVGIEALSRGAAQAMFIDSDKLAIKTIKENLDIVGFTGQSRVLRGDALEYLKSTPLTSFDYIYIAPPQYQELWVKALALVDAQPDWLNPDGWAVVQIDPVEYVEKNLTHLALVDQRKYGSTMICIYERPGS
- a CDS encoding 4a-hydroxytetrahydrobiopterin dehydratase, with the translated sequence MTLFTVDEIKASLADLPGWEVRDGLLTKTFTVKSFAHAVLFIGAIGQLAEAVNHHPDLNLHGYNKLTVNLSTHSAGGLTNKDFDLAEQIEKLPHKPLK
- a CDS encoding CDP-alcohol phosphatidyltransferase family protein, with translation MDKVPPQATFLDLSDYARPAALWLVRTLLATPITSIHLTLAFTIVGLAAALLFALDRWLPLAGALLLLKSMLDAADGSLARARQKPSRVGRFLDSVCDFVVMVAVFGGIAAGQQLRTGEIGRFAWLLAALAVLFATLQGSVFSYYYVRYRAQTGGDQTSNVDESASGGYAGDNPTALKILHTLYRLVYSWQDALMDRLDRLVAPKAAQLRPAFLTATTVLGLGSQLLIIAVCAVFGQPVIALWSFVTVFNLYWLALLAVRRFAS
- a CDS encoding cyclic nucleotide-binding domain-containing protein; the encoded protein is MKSPLVLAESVELLSVVFPGLAGQDYAELVERGEIRDYPADTVLCQEGRIEDVFYVIISGSVEVAKAMSPTDRRVLNRLGRHEFFGEMALVHSVPRVATVRTLEPTTVLEIYRKPFEAVLYRSPAMAVTVVREVVGRLRNNDQMTIGELRMKNEELAAAYRELSEQERLRTEFLTTISHELRTPLTSAKGYLQLIQTGVLKGEHLNGAFDIVGHNLDLITTLVNDILFLHEMEEIVPHFENLDLNAVVTHVVSANQQKAAANKVKLAIGLDPNLPSIQGSVESLSRVFNALLDNAIKFSPNGGEVQVNITQQGMVACVAVIDQGVGIPQEHMPKIFNKYFHLDEMDGHRFGGVGLGLAIAKHLVERHGGKIEVGSEVGIGTAFRVNLPIG
- the folE gene encoding GTP cyclohydrolase I FolE, translating into MHYTKLQEAVKEILVGVGEDPEREGLVNTPLRVRKMYEELLAGYHIDPATLINGALFNVEYDEMVVVRDIEFYSLCEHHMLPFFGHAHVAYIPKGKIIGLSKIPRIVDMFAKRLQVQERMTRQIAELLEEVLDPQGVAVTIEATHLCSVMRGVKKANSRMVTSAMCGEFKNNPKTRTEFLEHIHRPVARDL
- a CDS encoding DUF4111 domain-containing protein, coding for MSSSATHPTPHPDINAVLSALLSGAQMILGERFIGLYLCGSLVSGDFNPQTSDIDFVVVTADELPGDVVSALKAMHTRLAASGLKGAARLEGDYIPLLALRRYDPRRASYPHLGVDGHFDVEHHGSDSVIQRHTLREQGVGIAGSSLQTLIDPVEPNDLRQAALELLREWWLPQLHHPFRLRSSEYQAYAVLTMCRALYTLQHATIVSKPVAARWAQEALDERWAELIGQALAWRPDAQSDNLIETLDFIRHMLERSQQFEALIYEQTR
- a CDS encoding SDR family oxidoreductase, which encodes MKTAIITGGGSGIGFAIARSLAKEKFRVGLIGRRGVAVEAASQAINRSGGDSWWGAVDVRDEAAVSAFVESAVAQYGKIDLLVNNAGVFKMRPIEETTVEFWDETLDINLKGAFIFSKAVWPHISGGQIINISSVAGIQAFPGNAAYCASKFGLNGLSEVLALEGKARNIRVHLVCPGNTQTQSWDDQAPAEVQARMMPPEAVAEVVRWLAVSPPEVTFDKVAVNPARDPWR